A stretch of Homo sapiens chromosome 12, GRCh38.p14 Primary Assembly DNA encodes these proteins:
- the ASB8 gene encoding ankyrin repeat and SOCS box protein 8 isoform a (isoform a is encoded by transcript variant 1) yields the protein MSSSMWYIMQSIQSKYSLSERLIRTIAAIRSFPHDNVEDLIRGGADVNCTHGTLKPLHCACMVSDADCVELLLEKGAEVNALDGYNRTALHYAAEKDEACVEVLLEYGANPNALDGNRDTPLHWAAFKNNAECVRALLESGASVNALDYNNDTPLSWAAMKGNLESVSILLDYGAEVRVINLIGQTPISRLVALLVRGLGTEKEDSCFELLHRAVGHFELRKNGTMPREVARDPQLCEKLTVLCSAPGTLKTLARYAVRRSLGLQYLPDAVKGLPLPASLKEYLLLLE from the exons ATGAGTTCCAGTATGTGGTATATTATGCAGAGCATTCAGAGCAAATACTCTCTCTCCGAGCGCTTAATCCGAACAATTGCTGCCATCCGTTCCTTCCCACATGATAATGTAGAGGACCTCATCAGAGGG GGAGCAGATGTGAACTGCACTCATGGCACACTGAAGCCCTTGCACTGTGCCTGTATGGTGTCAGATGCTGACTGTGTGGAGTTACTTCTGGAAAAAGGAGCCGAG GTGAATGCCCTGGATGGGTATAACCGAACAGCCCTCCACTATGCAGCAGAGAAAGATGAGGCTTGTGTGGAGGTCCTATTGGAGTATGGTGCAAACCCCAATGCTTTGGATGGCAACAGAGATACCCCACTTCACTGGGCAGCCTTTAAGAACAATGCTGAGTGTGTGCGGGCTCTCCTAGAGAGCGGGGCCTCTGTCAATGCCCTGGATTACAACAATGATACACCGCTCAGCTGGGCTGCCATGAAGGGAAATCTTGAGAGTGTCAGCATCCTTCTGGATTATGGCGCAGAGGTCAGAGTCATCAACCTAATAGGCCAGACACCCATCTCCCGCCTGGTGGCTCTGCTAGTCAGGGGACTTGGAACAGAGAAAGAGGACTCTTGCTTTGAGCTCCTCCACAGAGCTGTTGGACACTTTGAATTGAGGAAAAATGGCACCATGCCACGAGAGGTGGCCAGAGACCCGCAGCTATGTGAAAAACTGACTGTTCTGTGCTCAGCTCCAGGAACTCTAAAAACACTCGCTCGCTATGCCGTGCGCCGTAGCCTGGGACTCCAGTATCTCCCCGATGCAGTGAAGGGCCTTCCACTGCCAGCTTCTTTGAAGGAATACCTGTTACTTTTAGAATAG
- the ASB8 gene encoding ankyrin repeat and SOCS box protein 8 isoform b (isoform b is encoded by transcript variant 4), with product MVSDADCVELLLEKGAEVNALDGYNRTALHYAAEKDEACVEVLLEYGANPNALDGNRDTPLHWAAFKNNAECVRALLESGASVNALDYNNDTPLSWAAMKGNLESVSILLDYGAEVRVINLIGQTPISRLVALLVRGLGTEKEDSCFELLHRAVGHFELRKNGTMPREVARDPQLCEKLTVLCSAPGTLKTLARYAVRRSLGLQYLPDAVKGLPLPASLKEYLLLLE from the exons ATGGTGTCAGATGCTGACTGTGTGGAGTTACTTCTGGAAAAAGGAGCCGAG GTGAATGCCCTGGATGGGTATAACCGAACAGCCCTCCACTATGCAGCAGAGAAAGATGAGGCTTGTGTGGAGGTCCTATTGGAGTATGGTGCAAACCCCAATGCTTTGGATGGCAACAGAGATACCCCACTTCACTGGGCAGCCTTTAAGAACAATGCTGAGTGTGTGCGGGCTCTCCTAGAGAGCGGGGCCTCTGTCAATGCCCTGGATTACAACAATGATACACCGCTCAGCTGGGCTGCCATGAAGGGAAATCTTGAGAGTGTCAGCATCCTTCTGGATTATGGCGCAGAGGTCAGAGTCATCAACCTAATAGGCCAGACACCCATCTCCCGCCTGGTGGCTCTGCTAGTCAGGGGACTTGGAACAGAGAAAGAGGACTCTTGCTTTGAGCTCCTCCACAGAGCTGTTGGACACTTTGAATTGAGGAAAAATGGCACCATGCCACGAGAGGTGGCCAGAGACCCGCAGCTATGTGAAAAACTGACTGTTCTGTGCTCAGCTCCAGGAACTCTAAAAACACTCGCTCGCTATGCCGTGCGCCGTAGCCTGGGACTCCAGTATCTCCCCGATGCAGTGAAGGGCCTTCCACTGCCAGCTTCTTTGAAGGAATACCTGTTACTTTTAGAATAG
- the ASB8 gene encoding ankyrin repeat and SOCS box protein 8 isoform c (isoform c is encoded by transcript variant 7) → MSSSMWYIMQSIQSKYSLSERLIRTIAAIRSFPHDNVEDLIRGGADVNCTHGTLKPLHCACMVSDADCVELLLEKGAEDSLGVAC, encoded by the exons ATGAGTTCCAGTATGTGGTATATTATGCAGAGCATTCAGAGCAAATACTCTCTCTCCGAGCGCTTAATCCGAACAATTGCTGCCATCCGTTCCTTCCCACATGATAATGTAGAGGACCTCATCAGAGGG GGAGCAGATGTGAACTGCACTCATGGCACACTGAAGCCCTTGCACTGTGCCTGTATGGTGTCAGATGCTGACTGTGTGGAGTTACTTCTGGAAAAAGGAGCCGAG GACTCCCTGGGAGTTGCTTGCTGA
- the CCDC184 gene encoding coiled-coil domain-containing protein 184 gives MEDGLLEIMTKDGGDMPAPLEVSTVPAVGDVISGEYNGGMKELMEHLKAQLQALFEDVRAMRGALDEQASHIQVLSDDVCANQRAIVSMCQIMTTAPRQGGLGVVGGKGSFQSDPQEPETPSPGIGDSGLLGRDPEDEEEEEEEKEMPSPATPSSHCERPESPCAGLLGGDGPLVEPLDMPDITLLQLEGEASL, from the coding sequence ATGGAGGACGGTCTGCTGGAGATCATGACCAAGGACGGCGGCGACATGCCGGCGCCCCTGGAGGTGTCCACCGTGCCGGCAGTGGGGGACGTGATCTCCGGGGAGTACAACGGCGGCATGAAGGAACTGATGGAGCACCTGAAAGCCCAGCTGCAAGCCCTGTTTGAGGACGTGAGGGCCATGAGGGGGGCCCTGGACGAGCAGGCCTCGCACATCCAGGTGCTCTCGGACGACGTGTGCGCCAACCAGCGAGCCATCGTCTCCATGTGCCAGATTATGACCACTGCGCCCCGCCAGGGCGGCTTGGGCGTGGTCGGCGGCAAGGGGAGCTTCCAGAGCGACCCCCAAGAGCCGGAGACTCCTTCGCCTGGGATCGGGGACAGCGGCTTGCTGGGTCGCGATCCCGAGGacgaggaggaagaggaagaagagaaggagatgcCCAGCCCCGCCACACCCTCCAGTCACTGTGAGCGCCCCGAAAGCCCCTGTGCTGGTCTCCTTGGGGGGGACGGGCCACTTGTGGAGCCCCTCGACATGCCCGACATTACCCTGCTGCAACTGGAGGGCGAGGCCTCCCTGTGA